In Carettochelys insculpta isolate YL-2023 chromosome 11, ASM3395843v1, whole genome shotgun sequence, a genomic segment contains:
- the EOGT gene encoding EGF domain-specific O-linked N-acetylglucosamine transferase, which produces MLMLLAFGVLLQKILANAQDEKFTEIKNIAEVLLHSYKSINLPEEHIPYFLHNNRHIATVCKQDSHCPYKKHLKKLKSCWGYERSCKPEYRFGYPVCDYVEAGWANDLETAQQIFWKQADFGYVKERLDEMKTHCKPLAKGDSSLACSKYLQHCRATNLYIDLRTIKRNHDRFKEDFLQEGQIGGHCNFDRQAFMAEGQRKSPLQSWFAELQTYTSLSFRAIEDGKCDIVIEKPTYFMKLDAGVNMYHHFCDFVNLYISQHVNNSFSTDANIVMWDTSSYGYGDLFNDTWKAFTDYQIIHLKAFDSKRVCFKEAVFSLLPRMRYGLFYNTPLISGCHGTGLFRAFSQHVLHRLNITQEGPKGGKIRVTILARSTDYRKILNQNELVNALKTVSAFEVKVVDYKYKELEFSEQLKITHNSDIFIGMHGAGLTHLLFLPDWAVVFELYNCEDERCYLDLARLRGIRYITWQKKNKVFPQDQGHHPTLGEHPKFTNYSFDVEEFMYLVLLAADHVSQHSKWPFRVQHDEF; this is translated from the exons ATGCTAATGCTGCTTGCATTTGGAGTGCTGCTTCAAAAAATCCTGGCTAATGCCCAAGACGAAAAGTTTACTGAAATCAAAAACATTGCAGAAGTGCTGTTACATAGCTACAAAAGTATCAATCTACCGGAGGAGCATATTCCATACTTTCTGCACAACAATCGGCATATTGCCACGGTCTGTAAGCAGGACTCTCATTGCCCATATAAA AAACACCTGAAgaaactaaaatcctgctggggCTATGAGAGGTCCTGCAAGCCAGAATACAGGTTTGGTTACCCAGTGTGTGATTATGTGGAGGCAGGATG GGCTAATGACCTTGAGACAGCTCAGCAGATATTCTGGAAGCAAGCTGACTTTGGTTATGTTAAAGAACGGCTGGATGAAATGAAAACCCACTGTAAGCCTTTAGCAAAG GGCGATTCGTCTCTGGCCTGCTCAAAGTACCTCCAGCACTGTAGAGCAACAAACTTGTACATTGATTTAAGAACCATAAAGCGAAACCATGACAG ATTCAAGGAAGACTTTCTTCAGGAAGGACAAATCGGAGGTCATTGTAACTTTGACAGGCAAGCGTTCATGGCTGAAGGTCAGCGGAAGAGCCCTCTGCAGTCTTG GTTTGCCGAACTCCAGACATATACTTCACTAAGTTTCAGAGCCATAGAAGATGGCAAGTGTGACATTGTTATTGAAAAGCCAACTTACTTTATGAAATTAGATGCAG GTGTTAATATGTACCATCACTTCTGTGACTTTGTCAACCTTTATATCAGTCAGCATGTTAACAACTCGTTCAGCACCGATGCCAACATTGTCATGTGGGACACT AGCTCCTATGGCTATGGTGATCTGTTCAATGACACCTGGAAGGCATTTACTGACTACCAAATCATACACTTGAAAGCCTTTGACTCTAAAAGG GTGTGTTTTAAAGAAGCAGTGTTTTCATTATTGCCTCGAATGCGATATGGCTTATTCTACAATACACCACTG ATCTCTGGCTGTCATGGTACAGGATTATTTAGAGCATTTTCCCAGCATGTCTTACACAGATTAAATATCACACAAGAAGGACCCAAG GGTGGAAAAATTCGTGTCACAATACTTGCACGCAGTACAGACTACAGGAAAATATTGAACCAGAATGAG CTTGTGAACGCTTTGAAAACAGTATCAGCATTTGAGGTGAAAGTGGTAGATTACAAGTACAA GGAACTTGAATTTTCAGAGCAATTGAAAATCACGCATAACTCTGACATATTCATTGGAATGCACGGAGCTGGGCTTACCCATTTACTCTTTCTGCCTGACTGGGCTGTTGTGTTTGAACT ATACAACTGTGAGGATGAACGCTGCTACCTAGATTTAGCGAGGCTGCGAGGCATCCGCTACATTACCTGGCAAAAAAAGAACAAGGTGTTCCCTCAAGATCAG GGACACCACCCAACACTGGGAGAACACCCAAAGTTTACTAACTACTCATTTGATGTGGAAGAATTTATGTACCTTGTGCTTTTGGCTGCCGATCATGTATCACAACATTCCAAGTGGCCATTTAGGGTACAACATGATGAATTCTAG